The Pseudomonas fulva 12-X sequence CGCAGAACCGCCTGTCACTCGAGGGCGTCGGCCTGGTCGCCATGGGTGAAATCCTGGCGCTGGGACTGGGCGTGGTACTGGGCGATTCGCTGCGTTCGCGGTTCAGTCTGCGGGCGATCACGGTCGTCGCCATCCTGGCCGCCTCGGGGATGGACCTAATCACGGCCAGGAACACCGGCGATGGAGCCCTCGCGGCGACGCGGGCCTTGGCTGGCCTGGCCGAAGGTTTGCTGTTATGGGGGACCGTGAATCTGATTGTCCAGGGCCCGGCTCCTGACCGGGTCGCGGGCGTGTTCATGGTGGTGCAAACCCTCGGCCAGGCTTTGGTGGCTGCGGTGCTGGCATATTGGGTGCTACCCATTCCGAGCACGTCGTCCAATGGCTTCGTGTTTCTAGGTGCGCTGACGGCAGCCTGTTTGCTGTTGGTCAGGTGGCAGCCCACCCGGCTGGCCAATCAGCACGTGCAGCAAACGGCTGCTACCACTTTCGGCTGGGGCCTTAATCATCTGTTACTGCTGGGGCTGGTCTTCATGCAGCTCAGTGCCATCGGCGGGCTTTGGGCTTACCTTGAGCCGTTGAGCAACTACGTGGGGCTTGATGCGCAAAACGCACAATTGCTCATCTCCGGCACCTTGCTCATGCAGGTGGTGGGCGGGTGCCTGGGGATCGTCCTGGTCCGCCGCGTTTCTGACTATTCGCTGTTGGCTGTCGCGGCAATGCTGTTGGGCGGCATCGCGCTGGGAATGTATTTTTCGGCTGATCTGGGCGTCAGGGTATTCCTGGTGTTGTGCGGCGCGTTTGGTTTGGTCTGGCTTATGCTGACGCCGTTCCAGGTGCGCATCGCGCTGCAGCTCGATCCCTCCGGGCGGATCGCGGCACTGGTGCCCGGTATGCAACTGCTTGGGTGCGCGTTCGGCCCATTGATCGCTTCGCAGTGGGTAGTGGGGGAGAACGCCGAGCGTGTGCTGCTGGTCAGCACCTCGTTCTCGCTGATTGCACTGACCCTGGTCGGCTTGCTACGCCGGTGCCCCGCGAGCAAGCACGTCAGCTTCGCGCAAAAAGTGGTGCTGGTCGTCGGCGCGTCCAGCGGCATGGGGCGGGGCCTGGCGGTGCGTCTGGCGCAGGAGGGCGCCTGGGTGGTGGCAACTGCGCGGCGCAAGGAGCTGTTGAATGACCTGCAGCTGGAAATCACACGCCAGGGCGGCGAATGCCAGGTCTCGGCGGTGGATGCCCTGGATGAACGTGCGGCGGCTGGTCTGGTGGCTGAAGTCGTCGAGCGCTATGGCCGCCTCGACGTGGTAGTGCTCAATGCCGGCGGAGCACCCGCGCTGGATATGCGCGAGATGAAAGCTGCAGATGTCACGGCGTATATGCGCTCGAATTACGATGTGGTGGTCAACTACCTGTTCCCAGCCCTGGAGCAGATGAGCCGCCAGGGACATGGTTTTGTGGTGCACACCAATTCACTCGCCGGTTTTCTCGGTGTGCCCTTGCAGGGCCCCTACAGCGCCGCCAAGGGCGCACTGCGCCTGTTGATCGATACCTGCCGCATCGAGTTCGGTGGCCGAGGAATTCGTTTTCTATCGCTCTACCCAGGGTTTGTCGCCACTGCGCAAACCGCCAACGACGGCATGCCGGCACCGCTGGAAATACCTGAGGCCGCAGCGGTCGAGCATATGCTGTACGCCATGCGCAGCCGCCGGTGGGATTATTTGTTTCCCTGGCCGATGAGATGGGTGATCCGCTTGGCCAGGGCACTGCCCAAATCGGTCACGATGTGGGTGTTGCGTAAACAACTGCCATGCGTGCAGACGGTTGACGGGCGTCGTGAGGCGGCCGTTTCGCTACACAAAACCGGCTGATCCTCATCGCTGGCGCTGCTCGCTCGGCAAGGTGCCCGTCCAGCGTTTGAACGCCCGACGCAGCACGCGTGCGTCGCTGTAGCCGAGCGTGTGAGCAATCTGCGCCAAGGTCATGGCGGTATTGTTCAGCAAATCGCTGGCGCGTTCATGGCGGATCTGGTCGAGCAGTTGGCTATAGGAAACCCCTGACACCGTCAGGCGTCGACGCAGCGTGCGCTCGCTCATGTTCAGTTGTCTGGCAAAGGTCTGCAGCGCCTGCGGGTCGTCCAGATGGGCGCGAATATGACTGCGCAGTGATTCGACCAGTGCGTCGTAACTCACGCCACGATCCAGCAGTTGATCCAGCTTGGCGCGCAGCGGTGCGCAGCTGATGTCGTCATAGTCCGGCAGGCGCGTGGTTAACCACTGCGCCGCGCTGATCAGCCGGTTCCTGCCGGCCTTGAACTTTATCGGGCAGCGAAAAATGCGGCTGTAACTGTCCGCATAAGACGGGCGTGAATACGCCAACTCGATACGCAATGGGCTGAAGCTTGGGCCTGCCAGTCGCCGTACAACGGCCACCACGCTGGAAAACGCCTCTTCCACCAGAAATGGCTCGATGTCGAGATCAAATACTTTGGGTTTGACTTCGATCACCAGCTCATCTTTTTGCTGGCTAGCCTGGTGCTCCATCAAGGCCCCCGTGTCGCCCTGATGCTCAAGCCCGTAGCGCATCGCCTCGCCGAGGGTTTCACAGGTCAACATCGCCAGCCCCGCAAATCCCCACGACACCGGCGTCTGCCGAATACCCGTCGATAAGCCCAGCGCGGGATCGCCCAGAATCCGCCGGGCGCGGGTGATCAGCGTGCGGGTCTGGCGGTAGGACAACCGCATATCCAGATCCAGCAGCTCCTCATGGCCGAAGCCCAGGCCACGGCACAGCTGTGCCGTGGATATCCCGCGCTCATTGACCAGGCTGAGCAGGGCGCGCGCGACGTTGGGCACCACCACGGCTTCATCGTGCTGGGGGTGCTGAGTCCAATGGTGAGTGTCGCCGGAGTGCTCAAGCATGGTTCAAGACTCATGGTTCATGAACAGGGACATTGGTCCGTAGTTTGTCCGGCAAAGAACCCTTTCTGTCCGCCCAAGGCCCATGCAGGGATCATGCGTGTTTTACATTTCAGGTGCAAAGCCTATCCAATAACAAATCAAGGAATCAGCCATGAGTGCGCTCGGCAATGCCCAGGTGATCGATCAGGGCGACAGCGTTTGCATAATCGGTTCAGGGCCCGGCGGGTTGAGTGCGGCGCGCGCCTTGAAGGCGCAGAACATCCCCTACGATCAGTTCGAGCGGCATGCGGACGTCGGTGGTATCTGGGACATTCATAACAGCGGTACGCCGATGTACGAGTCGGCGCACTTCATCTCTTCCCGTGACTTGTCCGGCTTCGTCGGGTATCCCATGCCGGAGCATTACCCGGACTATCCCTCCCACCGTCAAATCGCCCACTACCTGCGCAGTTTTGCCGACGCCTTTGGCTTGCGCGAGGCGATTCAATTCAATACTTCAGTCGAGCTGATCGAGAAAGACTCGGAAAACCGCTGGCGCGTCAGCCTTTCCAGTGGCGTTGTAAAGCGCTATCGCTGGGTGGTGCTTGCCACTGGCACAAACTGGAAACCGAACATGCCGTCGTTCCCGGGGCAGTTCAACGGTGAGATCCGTCACTCCAATACGTTCAAGTCCGGGCGCGAATTTCAGGGCAAACGCGTGGTGGTGGTCGGCGCCGGCAATTCCGGTGCGGATATTTCCTGTGAGGCGGCGATCCATGCCGAGCAAGCCTTTATCAGCATGCGCCGCGGCTATTACTTCATTCCCAAGCATGTGTTCGGCATGCCGGTCGACAGATTCAACGAGGGCCCACATCTGCCGTTGTGGTTGGCCCGCCCGGTGTTCAAAGGGCTGCTGCGCCTACTGGTCGGTGACCTGACACGCTGGGGGCTGCCCAAGCCTGACCACGCCCTGTTCGAAACCCACCCGATCATCAACTCCCAGCTACTGCACCATTTGCAGCACGGCAATATTGCCGTGCGCAAAAACATCGAGCGTTTTGACGGTGACTTCGTGGTGTTCGAGGATGGCACCCGCGAGCAGATCGATCTGGTGCTGTGTGCGACCGGGTACAAGTGGGGGGCGCAATGCGCTGCGCAGTTCTTCGAATGGAAGGGCGGGCGCCCATTGATGTACCTGTCCATGTTCAGCCGTACTCACCGCAACCTCTGTGCGATCGGCTACCTCGACCAGAACTCCAGCGCGTTCAAAACGTTCGATAGCCAGGCGCTGACGCTGGCTTCGTACTTTCGCGCGCAGCTTGACGGTGCCGCGACCGCGGCGCAGTTCGACCAGTTGATCCAGCGCGATGAGCCTGACCTGAGCGGCGGCATTCAATTCGTGAACTCGGATCGTCACGCCGTGTACCTGGATGCGCGGGCTTTCCTGGCCTACCTGATAAAGCTGCGCGCCGAGCTGAACTGGCCAGCCTTGGGCGCTCACCTCTACGACACCTTGAAAGTGGCCCCAGGTCGGGCCGTCGATACGCGGGTAAGGGTTCCCACGCTGCAAGAGGCTGGCGCCCATGGCGAATAAACGGGTATTCACCGGCTGGGTCGCGCTGATCACCGGTGGTGCGGGTGGGTTAGGCCGTGCGATTGCAGCAGCGTTGATCGAACGCGGTATCAAGTGTCTGTTGGTGGATATCGATGCGCAGCGCCTGGCCCAGGCAAGCAAGGCATTAGGCCCCATGGCACTGACTTACCAGGCCGACCTAACGGACGCCCAGGCGCTGGAAGGGCTGGTCAATCATGTGCGCGAGGACCTCGGGCGCCTGGACCTGCTGGTCAATAACGCCGGGATATTGAGCAATACGCCATTCGAGTTGCGCTCGATGCAGACCATCACCCATGAGGTGCAACTCAACATGCTGGTGCCTATCGCGTTGACCCAAGCGTTCCTGGGGCTGCTGCAACAGGCCGCTGACGGTCGAGTGATTTCAATCGTGTCCCTGGGCGGGTTATTCCCGATGCCGGAAACCTGCATTTATTCGGCGACCAAGTTCGGCCTGCGTGGTGCGATGCTTTGTCTGGGGCTGGATGGCAAGCGCCTCGGCGTAAAGTTCACCATCGTCAACCCGTCGGCTACCGAAACGCCGATGCTGATGCGCGAGGCCATTGAGGACGGCAACAAGATGCAGTTCCTCGATCCCCCGCAAATGCCTGAGGACGTTGCTCAAACGGTGCTCAAGGCGCTGGACAAACCGTGCCTCGAGTTGTTCGTGAGGCCCAGCGAATCCTGGACGGCACGCCTGGTGATGCTGGCTCCCGGCATCTTGCCCCGCGTGCTGCCATTGTTTCGCCGCAAAAGCGAAACGGGCCACCGCAACTACCTGATATCCCTTGAACAGCGCGGTTTGATCAAGCGAGATGAGCAGGGCTGGCGCCTGTGTTTGCCGGAGAACTGATGATTGCCGACAGACGCCGGCATAACTATGCCCACAACGTAGTAATCCGGCGCAAATGACAGCCTGCGCAACGACACCTACAGACTGTCGGGATCACCAAAGAACATCTGAATGCGCGAGCGCAGCCAGCGCTCGGCCGGGTCGTTGTCCTGGGCACCGCGCCAGGCCATGGACATTTCGAAACTGTCGCTTTCAAAAGGCAGGTCTTCGGCGCGCAGGCCGCCGGCTGCGGTAAGTGCGGCGGCGGTGTAGTCGGGCACCACGGCGATCAGATCGGTACCGGCGAGCAGAGTGCCCAGGCCGTTGAACTGCGGCACGGCGAGCACCACCTTGCGGGTCCGGTCGAAGCGCGCCAGCTGCTCATCGATGAAACCGTTGAGGTCGCCGGCGAACGACACCATGGCGTGGGGGCGGGCACAGTATTCGTCGAGACTGAGCTTGCCGGGGATCGAGTCGGCACGCAGCAGTTTCGGTTTGCTACGTCGCAGGCTCTTGCGCTTGGCGTTGGCCGGCAGCTCCTCTGTGTAGCTGACGCCCACCGATATCTCACCGGAGGCGAGCAGGTTGGGCATCAGCAGGTAGTTGGCGCGGCGCACCACCAGCACCACGTTGGGCGCCTCGGAGCGCAGGCGCCGCAACAGCGCCGGAAGCAGGGCGAATTCGACG is a genomic window containing:
- a CDS encoding SDR family NAD(P)-dependent oxidoreductase; its protein translation is MNISPAVSHKQLSVALALGSIAVLMVGLQPLLLGELLAQNRLSLEGVGLVAMGEILALGLGVVLGDSLRSRFSLRAITVVAILAASGMDLITARNTGDGALAATRALAGLAEGLLLWGTVNLIVQGPAPDRVAGVFMVVQTLGQALVAAVLAYWVLPIPSTSSNGFVFLGALTAACLLLVRWQPTRLANQHVQQTAATTFGWGLNHLLLLGLVFMQLSAIGGLWAYLEPLSNYVGLDAQNAQLLISGTLLMQVVGGCLGIVLVRRVSDYSLLAVAAMLLGGIALGMYFSADLGVRVFLVLCGAFGLVWLMLTPFQVRIALQLDPSGRIAALVPGMQLLGCAFGPLIASQWVVGENAERVLLVSTSFSLIALTLVGLLRRCPASKHVSFAQKVVLVVGASSGMGRGLAVRLAQEGAWVVATARRKELLNDLQLEITRQGGECQVSAVDALDERAAAGLVAEVVERYGRLDVVVLNAGGAPALDMREMKAADVTAYMRSNYDVVVNYLFPALEQMSRQGHGFVVHTNSLAGFLGVPLQGPYSAAKGALRLLIDTCRIEFGGRGIRFLSLYPGFVATAQTANDGMPAPLEIPEAAAVEHMLYAMRSRRWDYLFPWPMRWVIRLARALPKSVTMWVLRKQLPCVQTVDGRREAAVSLHKTG
- a CDS encoding AraC family transcriptional regulator — protein: MLEHSGDTHHWTQHPQHDEAVVVPNVARALLSLVNERGISTAQLCRGLGFGHEELLDLDMRLSYRQTRTLITRARRILGDPALGLSTGIRQTPVSWGFAGLAMLTCETLGEAMRYGLEHQGDTGALMEHQASQQKDELVIEVKPKVFDLDIEPFLVEEAFSSVVAVVRRLAGPSFSPLRIELAYSRPSYADSYSRIFRCPIKFKAGRNRLISAAQWLTTRLPDYDDISCAPLRAKLDQLLDRGVSYDALVESLRSHIRAHLDDPQALQTFARQLNMSERTLRRRLTVSGVSYSQLLDQIRHERASDLLNNTAMTLAQIAHTLGYSDARVLRRAFKRWTGTLPSEQRQR
- a CDS encoding flavin-containing monooxygenase codes for the protein MSALGNAQVIDQGDSVCIIGSGPGGLSAARALKAQNIPYDQFERHADVGGIWDIHNSGTPMYESAHFISSRDLSGFVGYPMPEHYPDYPSHRQIAHYLRSFADAFGLREAIQFNTSVELIEKDSENRWRVSLSSGVVKRYRWVVLATGTNWKPNMPSFPGQFNGEIRHSNTFKSGREFQGKRVVVVGAGNSGADISCEAAIHAEQAFISMRRGYYFIPKHVFGMPVDRFNEGPHLPLWLARPVFKGLLRLLVGDLTRWGLPKPDHALFETHPIINSQLLHHLQHGNIAVRKNIERFDGDFVVFEDGTREQIDLVLCATGYKWGAQCAAQFFEWKGGRPLMYLSMFSRTHRNLCAIGYLDQNSSAFKTFDSQALTLASYFRAQLDGAATAAQFDQLIQRDEPDLSGGIQFVNSDRHAVYLDARAFLAYLIKLRAELNWPALGAHLYDTLKVAPGRAVDTRVRVPTLQEAGAHGE
- a CDS encoding SDR family NAD(P)-dependent oxidoreductase, giving the protein MANKRVFTGWVALITGGAGGLGRAIAAALIERGIKCLLVDIDAQRLAQASKALGPMALTYQADLTDAQALEGLVNHVREDLGRLDLLVNNAGILSNTPFELRSMQTITHEVQLNMLVPIALTQAFLGLLQQAADGRVISIVSLGGLFPMPETCIYSATKFGLRGAMLCLGLDGKRLGVKFTIVNPSATETPMLMREAIEDGNKMQFLDPPQMPEDVAQTVLKALDKPCLELFVRPSESWTARLVMLAPGILPRVLPLFRRKSETGHRNYLISLEQRGLIKRDEQGWRLCLPEN
- a CDS encoding LysR family transcriptional regulator, which encodes MNRNDLRRLDLNLLIVFETLMHERSVTRAAEKLFLGQPAISAALSRLRNLFDDPLFVRTGRSMEPTARAQEIFALLSPALDSISTAVSRASEFDPATSNAVFRIGLSDDVEFALLPALLRRLRSEAPNVVLVVRRANYLLMPNLLASGEISVGVSYTEELPANAKRKSLRRSKPKLLRADSIPGKLSLDEYCARPHAMVSFAGDLNGFIDEQLARFDRTRKVVLAVPQFNGLGTLLAGTDLIAVVPDYTAAALTAAGGLRAEDLPFESDSFEMSMAWRGAQDNDPAERWLRSRIQMFFGDPDSL